From Myotis daubentonii chromosome 15, mMyoDau2.1, whole genome shotgun sequence, one genomic window encodes:
- the TXNL4B gene encoding thioredoxin-like protein 4B isoform X2 produces the protein MSFLLPKLTSKKEVDEAIKSTAEKVLVLRFGRDEDPVCLQLDDILSKTSSDLSKMATIYLVDVDQTPVYTHYFDISYIPSTVFFFNGQHMKVDYGSLSLGEAGCCGVRTLRQPMGRSTDTLANSQHHLTSHVKKMGVSRDW, from the exons ATGAGCTTTCTGTTGCCCAAGCTGACTAGCAAAAAAGAAGTCGACGAGGCAATAAAGAGCACTGCAGAGAAGGTGTTGGTTCTCAGGTTTGGGAGAGACGAGGATCCTGTCTGTCTGCAACTAGATGACAtt CTTTCTAAGACCTCTTCTGACTTGAGTAAAATGGCTACTATATATCTGGTGGATGTGGACCAAACTCCAGTCTATACACACTATTTCGACATCAGTTATATTCCATCTACTGTGTTTTTCTTCAATGGGCAGCATATGAAAGTGGATTATGG ATCACTCAGTCTGGGAGAAGCCGGATGCTGTGGTGTGAGGACACTCAGGCAGCCCATGGGGAGATCCACTGACACTTTGGCCAACAGCCAGCACCACCTCACAAGCCACGTAA AGAAAATGGGCGTCAGCAGGGATTGGTAA
- the TXNL4B gene encoding thioredoxin-like protein 4B isoform X3 produces the protein MSFLLPKLTSKKEVDEAIKSTAEKVLVLRFGRDEDPVCLQLDDILSKTSSDLSKMATIYLVDVDQTPVYTHYFDISYIPSTVFFFNGQHMKVDYGSLSLGEAGCCGVRTLRQPMGRSTDTLANSQHHLTSHA, from the exons ATGAGCTTTCTGTTGCCCAAGCTGACTAGCAAAAAAGAAGTCGACGAGGCAATAAAGAGCACTGCAGAGAAGGTGTTGGTTCTCAGGTTTGGGAGAGACGAGGATCCTGTCTGTCTGCAACTAGATGACAtt CTTTCTAAGACCTCTTCTGACTTGAGTAAAATGGCTACTATATATCTGGTGGATGTGGACCAAACTCCAGTCTATACACACTATTTCGACATCAGTTATATTCCATCTACTGTGTTTTTCTTCAATGGGCAGCATATGAAAGTGGATTATGG ATCACTCAGTCTGGGAGAAGCCGGATGCTGTGGTGTGAGGACACTCAGGCAGCCCATGGGGAGATCCACTGACACTTTGGCCAACAGCCAGCACCACCTCACAAGCCAC
- the LOC132217397 gene encoding haptoglobin-like, whose product MRALGTVVTLLLWGQLFAVDTVNENPENADDSCPKAPEVANGYVEHSVRYQCKTYYRLRTEGDGVYTLNSEKKWTNKAIGEKLPECEAVCGKPKNPVDQVQRILGGSVDAKDSFPWQAKMISHHNLTTGATLISEQWLLTTAKNLFLGHSEDAKAKDIAPTLRLYVGKQQLVEVEKVILHPNYLEVDIGLIKLKQKVPVGEKVMPICLPSKDYAEVNRMGYVSGWGRNANFNFTQLLKYVMLPVADQDSCVRHYEKSTVPEKKEPKSPVGVQPILNEHTFCAGLTKYEEDTCFGDAGSAFAVHDTDDDTWYAAGILSFDKSCSVAEYGVYVKVHSILDWIRKTTADN is encoded by the exons ATGCG CGCCCTGGGAACTGTTGTCACCCTCCTGCTCTGGGGGCAGCTTTTTGCAGTGGACACTGTCAACGAGAACCCAGAAAATGCAG ATGACAGCTGCCCAAAGGCCCCTGAGGTTGCAAATGGCTACGTGGAGCACTCGGTTCGCTATCAGTGTAAGACCTACTACAGGCTGCGCACTGAAGGCGATG GAGTGTACACCTTGAACAGTGAGAAGAAGTGGACAAACAAGGCCATTGGAGAGAAGCTTCCTGAGTGTGAAGCAG TGTGCGGGAAGCCCAAGAACCCGGTAGATCAGGTCCAGCGGATCCTGGGTGGCTCGGTGGATGCCAAAGACAGCTTTCCCTGGCAGGCCAAGATGATTTCGCATCATAACCTCACCACGGGGGCCACACTCATCAGCGAGCAATGGCTGCTGACCACGGCTAAGAACCTCTTCCTGGGTCATTCGGAAGACGCAAAAGCAAAAGATATTGCCCCTACTCTAAGGCTCTATGTGGGGAAGCAGCAGCTTGTGGAGGTTGAGAAGGTGATTCTCCACCCTAACTACCTCGAGGTCGACATCGGGCTCATTAAACTCAAACAGAAGGTGCCCGTGGGTGAGAAAGTAATGCCCATCTGCCTACCTTCCAAAGATTATGCGGAAGTGAATCGTATGGGTTATGTGTCTGGCTGGGGACGAAACGCCAACTTTAACTTCACCCAGCTCCTGAAGTACGTCATGCTGCCTGTGGCTGACCAGGACAGCTGTGTGCGGCACTATGAAAAGAGCACGGTGCCCGAAAAGAAGGAGCCCAAGAGCCCTGTGGGGGTGCAGCCCATACTGAACGAGCACACCTTCTGCGCTGGCCTGACCAAGTACGAGGAGGACACCTGCTTTGGGGATGCTGGCAGCGCCTTTGCTGTCCATGACACTGATGACGACACCTGGTATGCGGCGGGGATCCTGAGCTTTGATAAGAGCTGTAGTGTGGCCGAGTACGGTGTGTATGTGAAGGTGCACTCCATCCTGGACTGGATTCGGAAAACCACGGCCGACAACTAA
- the TXNL4B gene encoding thioredoxin-like protein 4B isoform X1, with product MSFLLPKLTSKKEVDEAIKSTAEKVLVLRFGRDEDPVCLQLDDILSKTSSDLSKMATIYLVDVDQTPVYTHYFDISYIPSTVFFFNGQHMKVDYGSPDHTKFVGSFKTKQDFIDLIEVIYRGAMRGKLIVQSPIDPKNIPKYDLLYQDI from the exons ATGAGCTTTCTGTTGCCCAAGCTGACTAGCAAAAAAGAAGTCGACGAGGCAATAAAGAGCACTGCAGAGAAGGTGTTGGTTCTCAGGTTTGGGAGAGACGAGGATCCTGTCTGTCTGCAACTAGATGACAtt CTTTCTAAGACCTCTTCTGACTTGAGTAAAATGGCTACTATATATCTGGTGGATGTGGACCAAACTCCAGTCTATACACACTATTTCGACATCAGTTATATTCCATCTACTGTGTTTTTCTTCAATGGGCAGCATATGAAAGTGGATTATGG GTCTCCAGATCACACTAAATTTGTGGGAAGTTTCAAAACCAAACAAgacttcatagatttgattgaAGTAATCTATCGAGGAGCAATGAGGGGAAAACTTATTGTCCAAAGTCCAATTGATCCCAAGAATATTCCCAAATATGACCTTCTCTATCAAGACATTTAG
- the TXNL4B gene encoding thioredoxin-like protein 4B isoform X4, whose translation MSFLLPKLTSKKEVDEAIKSTAEKVLVLRFGRDEDPVCLQLDDILSKTSSDLSKMATIYLVDVDQTPVYTHYFDISYIPSTVFFFNGQHMKVDYGRRIFPNMTSIKTFSTLTTMTLHTKHLTSV comes from the exons ATGAGCTTTCTGTTGCCCAAGCTGACTAGCAAAAAAGAAGTCGACGAGGCAATAAAGAGCACTGCAGAGAAGGTGTTGGTTCTCAGGTTTGGGAGAGACGAGGATCCTGTCTGTCTGCAACTAGATGACAtt CTTTCTAAGACCTCTTCTGACTTGAGTAAAATGGCTACTATATATCTGGTGGATGTGGACCAAACTCCAGTCTATACACACTATTTCGACATCAGTTATATTCCATCTACTGTGTTTTTCTTCAATGGGCAGCATATGAAAGTGGATTATGG AAGGCGAATATTCCCAAATATGACCTCTATCAAGACATTTAGCACATTAACTACCATGACATTACATACCAAACACCTTACAAGTGTGTAA